From the Gorilla gorilla gorilla isolate KB3781 chromosome 22, NHGRI_mGorGor1-v2.1_pri, whole genome shotgun sequence genome, one window contains:
- the TCP10L gene encoding T-complex protein 10A homolog 1, with protein sequence MLAGQLEARDPKEGTHPEDPCPGAGAVMEKTAVAAEVLTEDCNTGEMPPLQQQVIRLHHELGRQKSLWADVRGKLRSHIDALREQNMELREKLRALQLQQWKARKKSAASPHVGQESHTLALEPAFGKISPLSADEETIPKNIGRKNQSATLLGQRSSSNNSAPPKPMSLKIERISSWKTPPQEKRDKSLSRRRQDRRATPTGRPTPCAERRGGV encoded by the exons ATGCTGGCAGGTCAACTCGAGGCCAGGGACCCCAAGGAGGGCACCCACCCAGAGGACCCATGCCCAGGAGCTGGGGCTGTCATGGAGAAGACAGCTGTGGCAGCCGAGGTTCTCACGGAGGACTGCAACACCGGGGAGATGCCA CCATTACAGCAGCAGGTCATCAGACTCCACCATGAGCTTGGGAGACAGAAGTCTCTGTGGGCTGATGTTCGTGGAAAACTCCGGAGTCATATAGATGCTTTGAGGGAGCAGAACATGGAGCTCCGAGAAAAGCTGAGAGCTCTGCAGCTGCAGCAGTGGAAAGCCAGGAAGAAATCTGCAGCGTCCCCACACGTGGGGCAAGAATCGCACACTCTG GCATTGGAACCTGCTTTTGGAAAAATTTCACCTCTGTCAGCTGATGAAGAGACAATACCCAAAAACATTGGCCGCAAGAATCAGAGTGCCACTCTCCTGGGACAAAGATCGTCATCTAACAATTCAGCTCCTCCAAAG CCAATGAGTTTAAAGATAGAAAGAATTAGCTCGTGGAAAACACCACCACAggaaaagagagataaaagtcTTTCCAGGAGACGTCAAGACAGAAGAGCAACGCCTACTGGAAGGCCAACTCCCTGTGCAGAGAGACGGGGGGGTGTCTGA